In a genomic window of Quercus lobata isolate SW786 chromosome 4, ValleyOak3.0 Primary Assembly, whole genome shotgun sequence:
- the LOC115986943 gene encoding SKP1-like protein 20 codes for MANGEHQNPNPNPIEATPGAAARTITLKTADGEIFEVEEAVAMEFATVKSFFEDDAISATTPMPLPNVTGSALSRVITYCRRSLEIRSKMPAPAPAEAVGEGDSEAEKAAKEERKEFEAEFLKDESNEDVKELILAANYLNIKELLDFLCRSVAVRIQNKSVEYVRKFFAIEGDYTPEEEARMREENAWAFEGVDED; via the coding sequence ATGGCGAACGGCGAACaccaaaaccctaaccctaaccctatcGAAGCTACTCCAGGAGCCGCTGCGAGGACGATCACGCTGAAGACCGCAGACGGGGAGATATTCGAGGTGGAGGAAGCGGTTGCCATGGAGTTCGCCACGGTGAAATCGTTCTTCGAAGACGACGCCATCTCGGCGACCACGCCGATGCCGCTTCCCAACGTGACCGGCTCGGCTCTCTCCCGCGTCATCACCTACTGCCGGAGGAGCCTCGAGATCCGGTCGAAGATGCCGGCGCCGGCGCCGGCTGAGGCGGTGGGAGAGGGAGATTCGGAGGCGGAGAAGGCGGcgaaggaagagagaaaggagTTCGAGGCGGAGTTCTTGAAAGACGAGAGCAACGAGGACGTGAAGGAGCTGATACTGGCTGCGAATTACCTGAACATCAAGGAACTGCTGGATTTCCTTTGCCGGAGCGTGGCGGTGAGGATTCAGAACAAGAGCGTGGAGTACGTGAGGAAGTTCTTCGCGATTGAGGGCGATTACACGCCGGAGGAAGAGGCGCGGATGCGCGAAGAAAACGCCTGGGCTTTCGAGGGCGTTGATGAAGATTGA